A region from the Lolium perenne isolate Kyuss_39 chromosome 4, Kyuss_2.0, whole genome shotgun sequence genome encodes:
- the LOC127348503 gene encoding uncharacterized protein has protein sequence MAMSPLTLLLVAIAAIAAPLAYGACNGEASLKGVANDVLWEYGLPKGLVPDSVTSYTFINATGDFKIELASSCYVWFGDHYTYFDKNLSGTMSYGAISNLSGIQAKKLFFWVSISSMVARPETGMIEFHAGFISEDVPISLFEKVPVCGNGFGQQLRGAAGVIREMNVLPVAEV, from the coding sequence ATGGCCATGTCTCCCCtaaccctcctcctcgtcgccataGCTGCCATCGCTGCGCCCCTCGCCTATGGGGCCTGCAACGGCGAAGCCTCACTGAAAGGCGTGGCGAACGACGTCCTGTGGGAGTACGGCCTCCCGAAGGGCCTCGTCCCGGACTCCGTCACCTCCTACACTTTCATCAACGCCACCGGCGACTTCAAGATCGAGCTCGCCAGCAGCTGCTACGTCTGGTTCGGCGACCACTACACCTACTTCGACAAGAACCTCAGCGGCACCATGTCCTACGGCGCCATCTCCAACCTCTCCGGCATCCAGGCCAAGAAGCTCTTCTTCTGGGTCTCCATCTCCAGCATGGTCGCGCGCCCGGAGACGGGGATGATCGAGTTCCATGCCGGCTTCATCTCGGAGGACGTGCCCATCTCGCTGTTCGAGAAGGTACCCGTCTGCGGCAACGGCTTCGGCCAGCAGCTCCGCGGCGCGGCCGGGGTGATCCGTGAGATGAACGTGCTCCCTGTCGCCGAGGTGTGA